The genomic window AAAAACGAGTAGAAGAGCCGGCAGTTCAAAAATTCAATGTACCAAATGAAGAACCTGATATCCCATTGACGCGCCGTCAATATCAAAAAATCCGTCCAAATATGCAACGTTTTGGTGGAACAGATACAGAACAAGAATTACCACGTTCTCGTACAGAGCTTAAGTCTGCAAAAAATCAGACCTCTTATGCTCAAAAAGTATCTGAAGCGGAGCAACAACAGAAAAAAGGAATCATGGATAAATCATTGAGTGGTCTTATTGAGGATTCCAGCATGGAAATGACAAATAGCAAGTATTTCAATTAAGAAAAATAAAGAAGCAGTGTGTGAAACACTATAGGCTAAAGCGGACTGAATGATCTGAAGTATAGATTATTCAGTCTCCTTTTTTAAGATATTCTTTTTCAGACAGCAATTTTTACGTCTTATTTGTATTTAATTTCTCTTAAATACCAGAATATTTTTTTTAGTTGATTATTTTACCATTTTATACGATAATGAGAAACGTACAATTTAGGATAATTTTAATAATTATTGTTTACTTACATAGAGATTTAAGAGAAGAGGATCATAATGGAGAATCGTGAAAATCAGTTGTATCATTTTGTAGGGATCAAAGGCTCTGGTATGAGCTCGCTGGCGTTAGTTCTTTTTGAAAAGGGCTATCGTGTTCAAGGATCAGATGTAGAGGAATATTTCTTTACACAAAGAGATTTGGAAAAAGCCGGGATTAAGCTACTACCATTTGATGCTGAAAATATTACAAAGGATATGGTTGTTATTGCAGGGAATGCCTTCCCAGATGCTCATGAAGAGCTGGTGCGTGCAAAAGAGCTGGGAGCAGAGGTTGTTCGTTACCATGACTTTATAGGTCAATTCATTCAACCATATACAAGTATTGCTGTAACAGGGTCTCATGGGAAGACTGGGACTACGGGATTGCTGTCTCATATTCTAAGTGGTATCAAACCAACGAGCTATTTGATTGGTGATGGAACTGGTCACGGGGTACCAGATGCAGAGTTTTTCTCGTTTGAAGCTTGCGAATATCGTCGACACTTTTTGGCTTATTCTCCTGATTATGTGATCATGACAAATATTGATTTTGATCACCCAGACTATTATAAGAGCATTGAGGATGTGTTTTCTGCTTTTCAGGCAATGGCTAGTCAAGTGAAAAAAGGAATTTTTGCTTATGGCGATGATAAATATTTGCGTAAGCTTGAGGTTGATGTACCTATCTACTACTATGGGATGAATGAAAATGATGATATCCAGGCGCGTAATGTCGAACGAACAACGACAGGTTCTGTCTTTGATGTCTATCATAACGAGGATTTTGTTGGGCACTTTGATTTGCCGGCATTTGGTGAACACAATATTATGAATGCTTTAGGTGTGATTGCTGTTGCTTATTTTGAAGAGTTGGACATGAAGAAAGTAGCAGAAGAAATGCTGACTTTCCAAGGAGTAAAACGCCGCTTTACTGAAAAACAAGTCGGTGATGTTGTAATCGTGGATGACTATGCGCATCATCCAACAGAAATCAAAGCGACCATTGACGGCGCACGTCAAAAATATCCGGATAGAGAAATCATCGCAGTTTTCCAACCACATACTTTTACGCGGACAATTGCACTGATGGATGAGTTTGCAGAAGCGTTGGATTTAGCTGATCACGTCTTTTTATGTGATATTTTTGGCTCAGCTCGAGAAACACAAGGCGATGTGAAGATTGAAGATCTTGGCAGCCGTATCAAAAAAGGCGGGCAAGTGATTAAAGAAGATAACGTGTCTCCATTACTTGATTATGAAGATGCAGTAGTTGTCTTCATGGGTGCAGGAGATGTTCAAAAATTCGAACAAGCCTATGAAACATTACTAAGTAACACAACAAGAAATGTACTCTAAATTCAGTTGAGAATCTAGAAGCGTGGGAAGTTATTCTTCTCGCGTTTTTTATTATTTCACTATTTTCATAAAAACAAGTAGTAATTTATTTTTATCATTTCTGATAAGAGTCTACTCGTGTCGGCGTTCTTTTCTACTTGCCTTTTGCAGTGGTTTTGGTACAATTATCTTATCATTAATGGAGGTGTACTAATTTGAACATCGGAAAACCGAGGAAATTAGGCAAAACCATCGAAGATATCGAGGAAGGCGATTCGTTGTCCTTAACGGAATCAATTGAAGACAAGGACTTGCTGCTTTATTTAGGCCTGACGAATGATGCCAACCCCCTCTATATCCAACATGATTATGCCAAGCAAACTGAGTATCAAAAACCGATCGTACCGTCGATCATGTTGATGGGAATCATTACGAGTGCCATTTCAAAGCACTTGCCTGGACCAGGCTCACATGTGGTCAATTTTTCTACGAATTTTTTAGAACCTGTTTTTCATTACGAAACACTGACTTTTCATTTTGAGGTTATTAAAATTGATAAAATGAAGGATGTCGTGACGATTTCTATTGAGGCAGTCAATGAAGAAGAAAACCGTGTATTGGATGCTGTGGTTATCGTACAGCCGCCAAAGCATGTTGTTTTAGATGAACCAACTGAGAAAGAAGGAGTATTCAATGAATCAAATTGAGACAACAAAGGTGCAGGAAGGCTTAAATAGCTTTTATGCGAAAATTTATGGTTTTTTAGCACTAGGGATAGGGATCAGCGCGGTTATTTCTTACCTGATACTGAATGTATTTTATTATGAAATGGTTATGTTTCTATATCAATACCCATATGCGTTTATGGGAATGTGGATCGCTGAGATTGCATTGGTTATTTTTTTAGGGATGAAAGCACAAAAGAATCCATCGCTTGCCATAGGAGGCTTTATTGCTTACTCAGCAATTAACGGAATTACATTGGCAGTCACATTATCAATGTATACGGAAGCGACAGTTGTTTCTGCTTTTGTCAGTGCAGCGTCTACCTTTGGTTGTATGGCGATCGTAGGTGTTTTGACGAAGAAGGACCTATCTGGTATGGGACGTGCGTTATTGACAGCCTTGATAGGGATTATTGTGGCAATGCTGCTTAACCTATTCTTTTTCCAAAGTGGACCAATGGATTACGTGATTTCTATCATCATGGTCTTGATTTTCTCAGGCTTGACTGCTTATGATAATCAACGAATCAGAACTATTTATTTTGCATCAAATGGAACGGCTGGAAATGGAATTGCAGTTTATATGGCGCTACAGCTGTATCTTGACTTCATTAATCTGTTCTTAGCATTTCTGCGCATTTTCGGTAAGGATTAAAAGAAAGCAAGTGACGGGAGTTCCTTCTGATTTGCTGTCTATCCGATTTTAAGGGCTAGGGCATAGTAATGTCCTAGTTCCTTTTTATTATCTAGCTTTACGAGTCTGCTCAGTCGGCAATAAGATAAACTGAGTATAAAAGGAAAGGGCACCTTTCTATCAGTTTCCTATATTGCTCGTGAGCAAAGCGACTCGTCTAGCCTTTATTTTAGTAACTAAAAATAGGAGTGAGTTGAATGGAAAAATTAAAAGAAGCATTGAAAAAGGAAGCTGAAACATTTCCGGGAGCCTCTGTTTATTATCGTGAGAGCTGGGACTGCGACTACTTCGATATCGCAGGGAAATTTTTCGCGATGTTGGGTGAAAACAAAGAGGGCGATGAAATCTTTACATTCAAAGGAGAGCCAGAAGAAAATGAGCTGTTGAGAGAGCAGTACAGCTTCATTGTTCCAGGCTATTACGCGAATAAAACGCATTGGAATTCAATCATTCTCAAGGATAATACATTCAATGAAGCGCAATGTGCAGCCCTACTAAAAAAATCCTATGAGCTAGTTGTTGCGAAGCTACCTAAAAAAGTCCGTGAGACATTAGGCGAATAGCATGTAAAAAACTGATTCTTACAGAAAAATGTGAGGATCAGTATTTTTTTTGTCAGTCACTTTCTATTTGCGAACGTATGTTTTATAATAGGAGGGATTGTGAGGGGACGACAGATGTTTCATTCAGAAAAAATTCCAATTCGCAGACTGGT from Enterococcus sp. 9E7_DIV0242 includes these protein-coding regions:
- a CDS encoding Bax inhibitor-1/YccA family protein translates to MNQIETTKVQEGLNSFYAKIYGFLALGIGISAVISYLILNVFYYEMVMFLYQYPYAFMGMWIAEIALVIFLGMKAQKNPSLAIGGFIAYSAINGITLAVTLSMYTEATVVSAFVSAASTFGCMAIVGVLTKKDLSGMGRALLTALIGIIVAMLLNLFFFQSGPMDYVISIIMVLIFSGLTAYDNQRIRTIYFASNGTAGNGIAVYMALQLYLDFINLFLAFLRIFGKD
- the murC gene encoding UDP-N-acetylmuramate--L-alanine ligase, which gives rise to MENRENQLYHFVGIKGSGMSSLALVLFEKGYRVQGSDVEEYFFTQRDLEKAGIKLLPFDAENITKDMVVIAGNAFPDAHEELVRAKELGAEVVRYHDFIGQFIQPYTSIAVTGSHGKTGTTGLLSHILSGIKPTSYLIGDGTGHGVPDAEFFSFEACEYRRHFLAYSPDYVIMTNIDFDHPDYYKSIEDVFSAFQAMASQVKKGIFAYGDDKYLRKLEVDVPIYYYGMNENDDIQARNVERTTTGSVFDVYHNEDFVGHFDLPAFGEHNIMNALGVIAVAYFEELDMKKVAEEMLTFQGVKRRFTEKQVGDVVIVDDYAHHPTEIKATIDGARQKYPDREIIAVFQPHTFTRTIALMDEFAEALDLADHVFLCDIFGSARETQGDVKIEDLGSRIKKGGQVIKEDNVSPLLDYEDAVVVFMGAGDVQKFEQAYETLLSNTTRNVL
- a CDS encoding MaoC family dehydratase, with amino-acid sequence MNIGKPRKLGKTIEDIEEGDSLSLTESIEDKDLLLYLGLTNDANPLYIQHDYAKQTEYQKPIVPSIMLMGIITSAISKHLPGPGSHVVNFSTNFLEPVFHYETLTFHFEVIKIDKMKDVVTISIEAVNEEENRVLDAVVIVQPPKHVVLDEPTEKEGVFNESN
- a CDS encoding MmcQ/YjbR family DNA-binding protein; protein product: MEKLKEALKKEAETFPGASVYYRESWDCDYFDIAGKFFAMLGENKEGDEIFTFKGEPEENELLREQYSFIVPGYYANKTHWNSIILKDNTFNEAQCAALLKKSYELVVAKLPKKVRETLGE